Proteins encoded within one genomic window of Humulus lupulus chromosome 1, drHumLupu1.1, whole genome shotgun sequence:
- the LOC133821027 gene encoding uncharacterized protein LOC133821027 — MLCHTSKKELPQKLKDPDSFTILCKIGGSSFDKALCDLGANINLMLLSIFKKLGLGEVKPAIITLQLSNHSFTYPCSVIEDFLVKVDKFVFPANILVLDMEEDHEIPMILGCPFLTTGGSLIVVQTFLEHLGGKEYIGEQGEEGLKPK, encoded by the exons ATGTTGTGCCATACTTCAAAAAAAGAATTGCCACAAAAGCTAAAGGATCCAGATAGCTTTACTATTCTTTGTAAGATTGGGGGATCTTCGTTTGATAAGGCTTTGTGTGACCTTGGTGCTAACATTAATTTGATGTTGTTATCAATTTTTAAGAAGTTGGGTCTTGGGGAGGTAAAGCCTGCAATAATTACTTTGCAACTTTCTAATCATTCTTTTACATATCCATGTTCAGTTATAGAAGATTTCTTAGTTAAAGTGGATAAGTTTGTATTTCCTGCTAATATTTTGGTGTTGGATATGGAGGAGGACCATGAGATTCCAATGATTCTTGGTTGCCCTTTCTTAACAACTGGTGGATCACTTATTGTTGTACAA ACATTTTTGGAACATCTTGGTGGCAAAGAGTACATTGGGgaacaaggagaagaaggattgaAGCCAAAATGA